GAAGAAAAAGAAATTGATTATAGCTCTTTAAAAAAGAAACAACTCCCTAAACAGTTACAAAACAAATCTGCTAAAGAGATTAAGGTGTATGTGGAAAAAAAGCGTAAGGAGCGTGCAGAAATCCAACAAAAAATTCAAGAGTTAAATAAAAAAAGAAAGACTTATGTAGCAAAAAAACAACGTGAAAGTTCTAAGAAGAATGAATTAGAAAGTGTTATGATTAAAGCCATTAAAAAACAAGCAAAAAAGAAAAATTACTCTTGGTAGTTTTGATTTGGGTTTGGTTAGTTGAAGCGGGGTTTTACTCCGCTTTTTTATGTCGTCATTCCTAACAACGAGAAGAATCTCATTCAAAGAAACAGTAAATATTTTTAATAAACAGAATCAAAGCCTTTCAGATTTCTCACTTTCGTTACACTACAGTTCGAAATGACATTTCGTTTATTTTACCAACAAATCTTGCCCAATACTAATGTTATTATCACTTAATCCGTTTACTTCTTTTAATCGTTGTACCGAAATATTATATCTTCTTGATATAGAATACAATGTATCTCCTTTTTGAACTTTATGAGAAGTTGTTTTATAAGTTGGTGTTTTCGCTGCTAAAGAACCATCTCGCCTTACTCTATCATACTTATCTAGGTTGTATTTTCTAATAATCGATATTAACTTTTGAGGATATTTTCTATCCGTTGCATACCCTGCTCTCTTCAACCCATGAGCCCAACCTTTATAGTCTGTATGCCTCAATCTGAATAAACTTGCATATCGTTTACGAGTTAATAAAAACTGCGAATGGTCTTCATATGAAGTTTCTGGATATTTATATTTTCTAAAGCACTCTCCTTTTTCATCATCATCATGGGTTACACTATTTCCTTGCCAACCTCTATGACATTTAATTCCGAAGTGGTTGTTTGATCTGCGGGCTAACTGACTTCTACCACTTCCCGATTCTAACACTCCTTGAGCTAAAGTTATACTAGCAGGAATACCATGTTCGTGCATTTTCTTAACCGCAATCGGTGCAAATTTTTGAATATATGCCTCGGTATGATTTGTTGTAGTTTTTAATGGTTTTTGTATCTGTTCTAACTGTGGTAACTCAGGCATTTTTTCTTCTCTAGGTTCTAAAGTTACCTCATTAGGTGTACTCTTTACTACATTTTTACCTGATCCACAACTTGTCAATATTACAGCACACACTGCTAAAAAAACTACCTTTACTCTCATTAAACCTTTATTAACTCTTTATTTTTATTCTTTAATTTTTGATTTACTCCTGCTATTCCTTGCAAACCTCCTGTATGAATTGCTAGTAGTTTACTACCTACTGGAAATGCACCTTTTGCTACTAAATCCAAAATCCCAAACAACATTTTCCCTGTATAAATAGGATCTAACAAAATAGTCGTTTGCTCTTTAAATTCATTAATAAAACGGATTAGCTCCTCATTATATTTTCCGTAACCTCCAAAATGATAGTCAGTTTGTAAACTCCAGTTTTCACTTCCTTTTACATAAGGTTGAATTTCATCTACTAAAAAATCACCTTTTAGTGCAGGAAAACCAATTACTTTTTGGTGTTTTTTTGCCGAATTTATCAATCCAGAAATGGTTCCTCCAGTACCAACTGCACAACAAATATAATTGAATTTTTCATCTTCATTTGTTAAAATCTCTTCGCAACCTTGAACAGCTAAAGCATTAGTTCCTCCTTCTGGAACCAAGTAAAAATCACCAAATTCTTTTTTTAATTGATTGATAAATGCTTCAGAAGTTTTATTTCGATAGGCTTCTCTGGTAATGAACTTGAACTGCATTCCATTTTCGTATGCATTTCTCAAGGTTTCATTTTGAGAAAGTGTCTTCGTTACATCCTTTCCTAACTCATCACCTCTAATAATTCCAATTGTTTTAAATCCCGC
The nucleotide sequence above comes from Tenacibaculum singaporense. Encoded proteins:
- a CDS encoding 1-aminocyclopropane-1-carboxylate deaminase/D-cysteine desulfhydrase, encoding MLFQLEIPTPENQQIQLPVLTTKGIELFVKREDTIHPFVSGNKFRKLKYNIEEAEQQEKEVLLTFGGAFSNHIAATAAAGKIAGFKTIGIIRGDELGKDVTKTLSQNETLRNAYENGMQFKFITREAYRNKTSEAFINQLKKEFGDFYLVPEGGTNALAVQGCEEILTNEDEKFNYICCAVGTGGTISGLINSAKKHQKVIGFPALKGDFLVDEIQPYVKGSENWSLQTDYHFGGYGKYNEELIRFINEFKEQTTILLDPIYTGKMLFGILDLVAKGAFPVGSKLLAIHTGGLQGIAGVNQKLKNKNKELIKV
- a CDS encoding glucosaminidase domain-containing protein produces the protein MRVKVVFLAVCAVILTSCGSGKNVVKSTPNEVTLEPREEKMPELPQLEQIQKPLKTTTNHTEAYIQKFAPIAVKKMHEHGIPASITLAQGVLESGSGRSQLARRSNNHFGIKCHRGWQGNSVTHDDDEKGECFRKYKYPETSYEDHSQFLLTRKRYASLFRLRHTDYKGWAHGLKRAGYATDRKYPQKLISIIRKYNLDKYDRVRRDGSLAAKTPTYKTTSHKVQKGDTLYSISRRYNISVQRLKEVNGLSDNNISIGQDLLVK